GCGTCAACCGGCGGGAAACTTGAGTCAGAGCTTCCCGAAAACATTAGAGTCATTCACATAGAGGCGGCGAGAAAAAATTTATTCACGATAATTTATGCTACTGTAAAACTTGCAAGACTCAACAAAAAATTTTGCTGGGATCTTATACACGTTCATTCAAGAGTTCCGGCCTGGATTGCATGTATATTATCGCGTTTGACTGGCATTAAATGGCTGATGACTGCTCACGCTCTTTACTCGCTGAATCCCGGTCTAATTCCGTTAAAGCATTCTGACGGAGTTATATGTGTCTCTGAAGCTGTGAGGGCTCATTTAATAAAATATTTACCGTCAAAAAATGTAACAGTAATTTATAATGGCATAAATAGCCCGAAAATATTTAATAATTCACACGAGCGCACAAAATTTTTATTCGTCGGTAGATTGACAGGCATTAAGGGACTCGATATTGCGATAAAAGCACTTGCAGGACTCGAAAATTATAAATGGACGCTTGATATTATCGGGGACGGTTCAAAGCGTGAAGAGTTAGAGTCGCTCGTAAAGAGTCTAAATTTGAATCAGCGTATAATTTTTCACGGTGCCAAGTCAAAATCAGACGTAATTTTATTCATGGCAAAATCTTCATGTTTATTATTTCCGTCATTTAGTGAAGGAATGGGCTTATCAGTT
The Synergistaceae bacterium genome window above contains:
- a CDS encoding glycosyltransferase family 4 protein, whose product is MDFIAVMKILYIIPGFDEGGAEFHLLNLIRELADIHEIFLASTGGKLESELPENIRVIHIEAARKNLFTIIYATVKLARLNKKFCWDLIHVHSRVPAWIACILSRLTGIKWLMTAHALYSLNPGLIPLKHSDGVICVSEAVRAHLIKYLPSKNVTVIYNGINSPKIFNNSHERTKFLFVGRLTGIKGLDIAIKALAGLENYKWTLDIIGDGSKREELESLVKSLNLNQRIIFHGAKSKSDVILFMAKSSCLLFPSFSEGMGLSVLEAASMKLPVIASDLPALREIANGLVTPGDINKWREAIKNFIETGEASQVDSAKIITVHEMADLTEKFYSSIFFGRLQSK